A single window of Culicoides brevitarsis isolate CSIRO-B50_1 chromosome 3, AGI_CSIRO_Cbre_v1, whole genome shotgun sequence DNA harbors:
- the LOC134834753 gene encoding protein twisted gastrulation-like — MREDKYFCWTTIGISAIVLLIIAVHNAQSCNEMVCGSQVSKCMLTQSCRCDLKNCSCCRECIQCLSYMYSECCSCVDLCPKPNETQNELSKQSYTDELEGIPEYFTTIAGGGTDITSEWQTFTFPVDYDASLYGDKLDTNIKYVMHSTDQDLDAKIKEREKIVTVNCTVVYMSQCISNNKCKESCQSMGASSYRWFHDGCCECVGSTCVNFGINESRCLSCPENKETFNTADWDDDVPLDQYDYGENMKIMDVNTAEK, encoded by the exons ATGAGGGAAGATAAGTATTTTTGCTGGACGACAATCGGCATCAGTGCCATTGTATTGCTCATCATTGCGGTCCACAATGCTCAGTCCTGCAACGAAATGGTCTGCGGAAGTCAGGTTTCCAAATGCATGCTAACGCAAAGTTGTCGGTGcgacttgaaaaattgcagTTGTTGCCGCGAATGCATACAATGTCTGAGTTATATGTACAGCGAGTGTTGCAGTTGTGTTG atTTGTGTCCAAAGCCGAATGAAACGCAAAACGAACTATCGAAACAGTCGTACACCGACGAGTTGGAAGGCATTCCAGAATATTTCACAACGATTGCCGGAGGTGGTACGGATATCACGAGCGAGTGGCAAACATTTACATTCCCAGTGGATTATGATGCCTCGTTGTATGGCGATAAGTTGGACACAAACATCAAATATGTGAtgc ACTCTACAGACCAAGATTTGgacgcaaaaataaaagaacgtGAGAAAATAGTTACAGTCAATTGTACTGTCGTCTATATGTCGCAATGCATTTCGAACAACAAATGCAAAGAAAGTTGTCAGAGCATGGGAGCAAGCAGTTATCG atgGTTCCATGACGGCTGCTGCGAATGCGTGGGATCAACTTGTGTCAACTTTGGCATCAACGAAAGTCGATGTCTGTCGTGCCCCGAGAACAAAGAAACTTTCAATACCGCCGATTGGGATGACGATGTGCCACTTGATCAATATGATTACggcgaaaatatgaaaataatggaTGTGAACACGGctgaaaagtaa
- the LOC134833930 gene encoding chitinase-like protein Idgf4 — MWLKVIVLGIFLTWASAQNNSAQPKVVCYYNSTSFLREGLGKVVINDVEQALPFCTHLVYGWAQVDFTTNKVVSSNPSLDLDSGKGNFRLVTTLKRRYPQVKFLLGLGGLPYDKERTEAYYGVLENSGHRLSVINSAYEIIKTYDFDGINVAWEFPPIKPKKIRSTLGSFWHGTKKLFGGSKPVDEKADEHREAFTSLARDFKNAFKLDNYIVAATVLPNVNASHYYDVPVVMNHLDFVVLGSFDFYTPERNPKEADFSAPLYPLSERNPELNVDSQVNYWLSNRAPATKVVVGIPTFGRAWELDSDSGLTGVPPLSADGRADPGPQTQQKGILSWPEVCAKLPNPSNANKKGAEGPLRKVGDPTKRYGSYAYRLADDDGEWVSYEEPATAAIKAQYVKAKGLGGIGIFDIDKDDFRGACQGEKYPILRAAKQPL, encoded by the exons ATGTGGCTAAAAGTCATTGTACTTGGAATATTCCTGACTTGGGCAAGCGCTCAAAACAATTCGGCTCAACCGAAAGTCGTTTGTTATTACAACTCAACGAGCTTCTTACGTGAAg gttTGGGAAAAGTCGTCATCAATGATGTGGAACAAGCGTTACCTTTTTGCACACATTTAGTTTATGGATGGGCTCAAGTTGACTTTACCACAAATAAAGTTGTTTCCAGTAATCCCTCACTCGATCTTGATTCGGGCAAAGGTAACTTCCGTCTCGTGACTACGTTGAAACGTCGCTATCCTCAAGTAAAATTCTTGCTTGGTTTGGGTGGCTTGCCCTACGACAAGGAACGTACTGAGGCCTATTACGGTGTCTTGGAGAACAGCGGACATCGTTTGTCGGTGATAAACAGTGCTTACGAAATCATCAAGACCTACGACTTTGATGGCATCAATGTAGCATGGGAGTTCCCACCAATTAAACCAAAGAAAATCCGAAGCACTCTCGGAAGTTTCTGGCATGGAACGAAGAAATTGTTTGGCGGATCGAAACCAGTTGATGAGAAAGCCGATGAACATCGTGAAGCTTTTACATCACTTGCACGTGACTTCAAGAATGCCTTCAAACTAGACAACTACATTGTTGCTGCTACTGTTTTGCCGAATGTTAATGCATCAC ATTATTACGATGTACCAGTCGTCATGAACCACTTGGACTTTGTTGTCTTGGGCTCTTTTGACTTCTACACACCAGAACGTAATCCAAAAGAAGCTGATTTTTCTGCTCCCTTGTACCCCTTGAGTGAACGCAATCCCGAATTGAATGTCGATTCTCAAGTCAATTACTGGTTGAGCAATCGCGCTCCCGCTACAAAGGTCGTCGTTGGAATTCCAACTTTCGGACGTGCCTGGGAATTGGATTCTGATTCCGGATTGACTGGAGTTCCTCCACTAAGT GCTGATGGACGTGCCGATCCTGGACCACAAACGCAACAAAAAGGAATTTTGAGCTGGCCCGAAGTATGTGCCAAATTGCCAAATCCCAGCAACGCCAACAAAAAAGGTGCCGAAGGACCTTTGCGTAAAGTTGGCGATCCAACAAAACGTTATGGATCGTATGCTTATCGTTTGGCTGATGATGACGGCGAATGGGTGTCGTACGAGGAACCCGCAACGGCAGCAATTAAGGCACAATACGTCAAAGCAAAGGGATTAGGTGGTATTGGTATTTTCGATATTGACAAGGATGACTTCCGCGGCGCCTGCCAAGGTGAAAAATATCCAATTTTGAGAGCTGCTAAGCAACCGTTGTAG
- the LOC134835356 gene encoding phospholipid-transporting ATPase ABCA3-like, translating to MTSEWDKFKLLLGKNFLIQSRNKVQTVLEILIPVAFCSILVIIRSLVKIEKYDNPIYYKGLQMDSLSDLERQNDNLKLNWTILYSPRNPVLEEFVTEAISHIKTNKTITIDGKRNANELYLSLVTSKVITGIVFNDSLKDTNSLPRHLDFTLRFPYELRNSGLRFVVFFNWFTDLIFPQFQENLPRNEVADDGGLPPGYYKEGFLTIQNALSREFLKRIEGETEENVTIPEIYLQRFPYPAYKSDRLLIGLEFLFPVIIINSFLYVCINTVKLLVVEKEKRLKEAMKIMGLSDLLHWLAWFAKSIIFLTITITLIAALLKCPIKDGVAVFSKSSFSTIWVFLFLYSVTLIMFCFMLSSFFSKSSTGTMAAALLWFLSYLPYPITAEGYDRLSFFTKVLLCFFSNTSMSYGFKLIMRYEGVGFGLQWNNLFKPVTIDDKLTVGICMIMFLVDSVLYGIVTWYVGKINPGDYGVPLKWYFPFTIEYWRGDRRVNVLPFFNNLKTSQNIEESPVYMLPGIDIRNLRKIYDNKKVAVHGLHMKMFEGEITVLLGHNGAGKTTTMGMLTGMMSATSGTALMDGLDINKQMNRIRSILGFCPQYDILFDELTVKEHIEFYAKLKGMQKDEIQEEVNKFVDLLELGAKMNTPSCQLSGGQKRKLSVSVALCGGSRIVLFDEPTSGMDPTARRQLWELLLKEKRSRTILVSTHFMDEADVLGDRIAIMSKGELVTMGTPFFLKKRFGVGYRLVCVKTDSCDPQKVTELLASHIPDICIETDIGSELTYLLKENYISQFKELLEDFENNSAELGISSFGVTLTTLEEVFLKVMQEDEKQDESTLVVNSGSDSYLVENFSYNRPQRFLSGTSFWINQATAMFLKKALYDLRNPIPLLIQNIMPIITVILSITDFRKYNHKEDAKSLNMTFGSYGQTMTVIQEDLAFDKKSFERQISHELGSLALNETANQKFVIIDNDFQEYLLGLMTTKLPEVNSYYMVGTSITMKNFTAWFNNQAFHTAPLSVNLIYNAILRVLCRNCSISVSNHPMPLSSDAKREMLKSGNNIGFNLAFNSGFVFSLAAAFYIMFPIRELSTKSKLLQVVSGVNSIIYWLCSFIWDYLTFIVTALCYIITIAVFQEEGWSTFAELERVFVLFAVFIYAVIPICYLFAFRFTQPSAGFAKISMIFILTGLFCFLTVFITGMDIFDLKDTSEYLTLVFMPFPHFAFSHAFNSLNTIQMTKQICQSQCKHMGNCDQEFVSKVICTMFPECCDTLNHFQWKYPGIGRNLVFMFGTGTVGFVILIGIERGWFKLSTNTTSNNSVSTVNEEPDTDVINEKNYVKSLENSDFFSYSLLLNDLTKYYGKFLAVDHLSLTVKSGQCFGLLGINGAGKTSTFKMLTGDHRISAGDAFVDGLSVKNDLIEVYKRIGYCPQFDAILEDLTGRETLRMYCLLRGFPQTDIPFMTQKMARELDFVQHLDKKVREYSGGNKRKLSTAVALLGDPSVIYLDEPTTGMDPGAKRQFWEVISSKRQEGKTIVLTSHSMEEIQALCTRLAIMVNGSFKCLGSAQHLKNKYSRGLILTIKFKRPDVPISLVMEQSHANELKEFISEHFPGAFLREEHKDTLVFYVPKTDLRWSMMFGFMEKAKRSFHIEDYSLLQTTLEQVFLHFTKYQKNSS from the exons ATGACATCTGAATGGGACAAATTCAAGCTTTTGTTGGGAAAGAATTTCTTAATTCAATCCAGGAACAAGGTCCAAACGGTATTGGAAATTCTGATTCCCGTGGCTTTTTGTTCAATTCTCGTCATTATTCGCTCCctggtaaaaattgaaaaatatgataatcCAATTTACTATAAAGGACTTCAAATGGATTCTTTAAGTGACCTGGA acGCCAAAATGATAATTTGAAGCTAAATTGGACAATTTTGTATTCGCCGAGGAATCCAGTGCTAGAAGAATTTGTTACCGAAGCAATTAGCCAcataaaaaccaataaaacaATCACGATAGATGGAAAACGTAATGCCAACGAGCTATATTTATCACTTGTAACATCGAAAGTCATTACTGGAATCGTTTTCAACGACAGTTTGAAG gATACGAACTCGTTGCCACGTCACTTGGATTTTACGTTACGCTTTCCTTATGAGCTACGAAACAGTGGTTTGAGGTTCGTGGTTTTCTTCAATTGGTTCACTGACCTCATTTTTCCGCAGTTTCAAGAGAATTTACCACGAAATGAAGTGGCAGATGATGGTGGCTTGCCGCCAGGATACTACAAAGAGGGATTTTTGACGATACAAAATGCTTTGTCACGAGAGTTTTTAAAGAGAATCGAAGGTGAAACCGAAGAAAATGTAACGATTCCggaaatttatttgcaaaggTTTCCGTATCCGGCTTACAAATCGGACAGATTACTTATAGGACTGGAATTTCTTTTTCCCGTTATCATCATCAATAGTTTCTTGTACGTTTGTATCAACACAGTCAAGTTACTTGTTGTTGAAAAGGAAAAACGATTGAAGGAGGCAATGAAAATTATGGGATTAAGCGATTTACTTCATTGGCTTGCTTGGTTTGCAAAATCCATCATTTTTCTGACGATTACGATAACGTTGATTGCTGCGTTGCTCAAATGTCCGATCAAGGATGGCGTTGCCGTATTTTCGAAATCGTCTTTTAGTACGATTTgggtgtttttgtttttgtattccGTCACCTTGATCATGTTTTGCTTCATGTTGAGCTCGTTCTTCAGTAAATCCAGCACTGGGACCATGGCAGcag ctTTACTTTGGTTTTTGAGCTATTTGCCGTATCCGATCACCGCAGAAGGCTACGACcgattgtcattttttacaaaagtccTTCTCTGCTTCTTTTCAAACACTTCAATGTCGTACGGGTTCAAACTAATCATGCGCTACGAAGGTGTCGGGTTTGGCCTGCAGTGGAATAATCTCTTCAAACCAGTGACAATTGACGATAAACTCACAGTTGGTATTTGCATGATCATGTTTCTCGTGGACTCAGTACTTTATGGCATTGTGACATGGTACGTTGGCAAGATTAATCCAGGTGACTATGGGGTGCCGTTAAAGTGGTATTTTCCATTTACTATTGAGTATTGGCGTGGCGATCGTCGTGTTAATGTATTGCCATTCTTCAACAATCTCAAAACAAGTCAAAATATCGAGGAAAGTCCCGTTTATATGTTGCCAGGAATCGACATTCGAAATCTTAGGAAGATTTATGACAACAAAAAGGTTGCAGTTCACGGACTTCATATGAAAATGTTTGAAGGAGAGATAACGGTGCTGCTCGGACACAACGGAGCTGGCAAGACAACGACAATGGGTATGTTGACGGGAATGATGTCGGCAACATCGGGAACCGCTTTGATGGATGGTCTCgatataaacaaacaaatgaatCGCATTCGGTCGATTTTAGGATTTTGTCCGCAATATGACATCCTTTTCGATGAATTAACGGTAAAGGAACACATTGAGTTTTATGCCAAGCTTAAGGGGATGCAAAAAGACGAAATTCAAGAGGAAGTTAACAAATTTGTGGATTTACTTGAGCTAGGAGCGAAAATGAACACACCATCGTGTCAATTAAGTGGCGGACAGAAGAGAAAACTCTCAGTTTCGGTTGCTCTTTGTGGTGGAAGTCGCATCGTTTTATTCGATGAGCCCACAAGTGGCATGGATCCGACGGCAAGACGACAATTGTGGGAGTTGCTGTTGAAAGAAAAACGATCCCGTACGATTTTAGTGTCGACGCACTTTATGGATGAGGCAGATGTGCTCGGTGATCGAATTGCGATTATGAGTAAAGGTGAACTCGTCACTATGGGAACcccatttttcttgaaaaaacgCTTTGGTGTTGGATATCGTCTAGTTTGTGTAAAAACGGACAGCTGTGACCCACAAAAAGTGACGGAATTGCTTGCTTCTCATATTCCTGACATTTGCATCGAAACTGATATCGGAAGTGAACTCACCTatcttttgaaggaaaattacaTTTCTCAGTTCAAAGAGTTGCTAGAAgactttgaaaataattccGCTGAACTGGGTATTTCCAGCTTTGGAGTTACTCTAACGACTTTAGAAGAAGTTTTTCTTAAAGTAATGCAAGAGGATGAAAAGCAAGATGAATCAACTTTAGTCGTAAATTCAGGATCTGACTCGTACCTTGTGGAAAATT TTTCTTACAACAGACCACAACGATTCCTTTCTGGTACTTCGTTTTGGATTAATCAAGCGACTGCGATGTTCCTCAAGAAAGCTCTCTACGACTTACGGAACCCAATTCCTctgttaattcaaaatatcatGCCGATTATAACAGTAATCCTTTCAATTACGGATTTTCGCAAATACAACCACAAGGAAGATGCTAAATCGCTCAACATGACATTCGGCTCTTATGGACAAACGATGACTGTAATTCAAGAAGACCTGgcattcgataaaaaatcattcgaaAGACAAATCAGTCATGAATTGGGTAGTTTGGCACTAAATGAAACAGCAAATCAGAAATTTGTCATCATTGATAACGATTTTCAAGAATATTTGCTCGGGCtg atgacAACAAAACTTCCCGAAGTGAATAGCTATTACATGGTTGGTACGAGTATCACAATGAAGAATTTTACTGCGTGGTTTAATAATCAAGCATTTCACACGGCACCATTAAGCGTAAATCTCATATACAACGCAATTTTGAGAGTTTTGTGTAGAAATTGTTCGATTTCCGTATCAAATCATCCGATGCCGCTGTCGAGTGATGCGAAA cgtgaaatgttaaaaagtggCAACAATATCGGATTCAATCTCGCATTCAACAGTGGATTTGTCTTTTCTCTCGCAGCTGCTTTTTACATCATGTTTCCCATCCGTGAGCTTTCGACCAAATCGAAGCTTTTACAAGTCGTTAGTGGAGTTAATTCAATCATTTACTGGCTTTGTTCTTTCATTTGGGATTACCTAACGTTTATTGTGACGGCTCTTTGCTACATCATCACCATTGCCGTGTTCCAGGAAGAAGGATGGTCCACATTTGCGGAACTTGAACgagtttttgtactttttgccGTTTTTATTTATGCCGTTATCccaatttgttatttatttgcattccGATTTACACAACCATCAGCTGGATTCGCCAAAATATCaatgattttcattttaacaGGACTGTTTTGCTTTTTAACCGTTTTCATCACCGGAATggatatttttgatttgaaagatACATCGGAATACTTGACGTTGGTATTCATGCCATTTCCACATTTCGCTTTCAGTCATGCCTTTAATAGCCTGAATACGATCCAAATGACCAAACAAATTTGTCAATCTCAATGCAAGCACATGGGAAATTGCGATCAGGAATTTGTCAGTAAAGTCATTTGTACAATGTTTCCCGAATGTTGCGACACGCTCAATCATTTTCAATGGAAATATCCTGGAATTGGCAGAAATTTGGTATTTATGTTTGGAACAGGAACAGTTggatttgttattttgatCGGCATTGAGCGTGGATGGTTCAAATTATCGACCAACACGACTTCAAACAATAgcgt atcaACGGTGAATGAGGAACCGGACACGGAtgtaataaacgaaaaaaactaCGTAAAATCCTTGGAAAATTCGGATTTTTTCAGTTACAGCCTTTTATTGAACGACCTGACAAAATactatggaaaatttttagctgTCGATCATTTGTCTTTAACtgttaaaag tgGTCAATGTTTTGGTTTGCTGGGCATCAACGGAGCTGGAAAAACCTCAACATTTAAAATGCTGACTGGTGATCATCGAATCTCCGCTGGCGATGCTTTTGTCGATGGCTTGagtgttaaaaatgatttaattgagGTTTACAAGCGCATCGGTTACTGCCCGCAATTTGATGCAATTTTGGAGGATTTGACAGGACGCGAAACGTTGAGAATGTATTGCTTACTGCGAGGATTTCCACAGACAGATATTCCttttatgacacaaaaaatggcCAGAGAGTTGGATTTTGTGCAGCATTTGGATAAAAAGGTGCGTGAATATAGTGGAGGGAACAAGCGAAAATTAAGTACCGCAGTTGCCTTATTGGGAGATCCAAGTGTCATTTATTTAGATGAGCCAACgact gGAATGGATCCTGGTGCAAAACGTCAATTTTGGGAAGTCATTTCTTCGAAACGACAAGAAGGAAAGACAATTGTATTAACAAGTCATAGTATGGAAGAGATTCAAGCATT ATGCACTCGTCTGGCGATTATGGTCAATGGTTCTTTCAAGTGCCTTGGTTCAGcgcaacatttaaaaaataaatactcacGTGGGTTAATTCTCACTATCAAGTTCAAACGACCAGACGTTCCCATTAGTCTCGTAATGGAACAATCGCATGCCAATGAGCTCAAGGAATTCATTTCTGAACATTTTCCAGGAGCATTTTTACG agagGAGCATAAAGATACTTTAGTGTTCTACGTTCCCAAAACGGATCTGCGATGGTCAATGATGTTTGGATTCATGGAAAAAGCCAAAAGAAGCTTTCATATTGAAGATTATAGTTTATTGCAAACGACATTGGAGCAAGTTTTTCTACATTTCACCAAATATCAGAAGAACAGCTCGTAA